In the Candidatus Electrothrix sp. GW3-4 genome, one interval contains:
- a CDS encoding insulinase family protein, with amino-acid sequence MTDFIPGSTYHGFILRRKEHVADINSEVYLFEHEVLGTPALAIKNADPNKTFCFTFQTVPEDSTGVAHILEHSVLMGSKKYPVHDVFGEINKGGLTTFLNAMTGSDTTWYPFASRNTTEYFNIMDVYCDVVLNPLLPRSTFEQEGWHYHKESEDAPLQFQGVVLNEMKGAFSDPIRSIFHHTFGGLMPNSTYAHESGGDPSVIPDLSYEQFVEFHRTHYHPSNGILFFYGDADLDQELAAVQDNFLASYDEPGSKAEIVRGDDISEPVFIEDGYAVQPGSDLSGKTYLAVGTAVGTVLDRQQNTAFQIIANILYNSDASPLKKAIVEAGLCRDFGGLFLADSCYKTFMMTYLAGSEADKRDSFLELYRRTLEEIVAQGLDQDLVLSELNKYEFAFREDLTKAQRGLDLIGKVLPALKHGSDPFEALAIEDLFASIRKKALEEKYFEELIRNELLENLAFVAVTLSPDQEKATQTAEQEQQRLAAYEQTLDQEKTATLIAKTQELMQLQQTPNSEETLALLPRLSRQDLDRKPDFLRAEVTDTDDVTCIINELDTNAIAYVQIGLDCSAISADLLPWLDLFGTIATEIGTASRDYMRFAKDINICTGGFSHSFATYQQMNAPETLQPILWFQIKALSGYLPQALELVSEVFADLDLTNRQRIREIVLREFTWTEHNVQSEGYSLAASRVFAHLSRSGMMNEYVHGVTSYLKLKELVAAYDEQEEVFLACLEALRTQVFQPENLKIAISGSRQDIEVIKEQAGTVRSSLQGRQQQIEEITFPDLPANQAFTTSADVVYNVQGCSLFTELEQYRGDFEVLKTWLSRDYLWNTVRQLGGAYGCFVQLHQLTGNVALVSYRDPQVSKTYAAYDAIADAVSKLELSREKLDQLIIGTYGTLNPLQSPAVQGLAARNEYLCAITPEYKQKRIGRVIDTEVEDMRSYAALLENLSSKGFRATIGSGEKIKAHAELFDDILGL; translated from the coding sequence ATGACAGATTTCATCCCAGGTTCCACCTATCATGGATTTATCTTGCGACGAAAAGAGCATGTTGCTGATATCAATTCCGAAGTCTATCTCTTTGAGCACGAGGTGCTCGGCACGCCAGCCCTGGCCATAAAAAACGCCGACCCGAATAAGACCTTCTGTTTCACCTTTCAGACTGTCCCCGAGGATTCCACCGGGGTTGCCCATATCCTGGAGCATTCCGTGCTCATGGGCTCGAAAAAATATCCGGTCCATGATGTGTTCGGGGAGATCAATAAGGGCGGCCTGACCACCTTTCTCAATGCCATGACCGGTTCCGACACCACCTGGTATCCCTTTGCCAGCCGTAATACGACGGAATACTTTAATATCATGGATGTCTATTGCGATGTTGTCCTCAATCCCCTGCTCCCCCGCAGCACCTTTGAGCAGGAGGGCTGGCATTATCATAAGGAATCTGAAGATGCGCCCTTGCAATTCCAGGGCGTGGTCCTCAATGAGATGAAAGGGGCCTTTTCCGACCCTATCCGCTCCATCTTTCATCACACCTTTGGCGGCCTGATGCCGAACTCAACCTATGCCCACGAGTCCGGTGGCGACCCCTCGGTCATCCCGGACCTCAGTTATGAGCAGTTTGTCGAGTTCCATCGCACACATTATCACCCCTCCAACGGGATCCTCTTTTTTTACGGCGATGCGGACCTGGACCAGGAGCTGGCAGCGGTGCAGGATAATTTTCTCGCCTCCTATGACGAACCAGGCAGCAAGGCCGAGATTGTCCGAGGGGATGACATCAGCGAACCGGTCTTTATTGAGGATGGCTATGCTGTGCAGCCGGGCAGCGACCTCAGCGGCAAGACCTATCTGGCGGTGGGCACGGCCGTGGGTACGGTCCTTGATCGTCAGCAGAATACCGCTTTTCAGATTATCGCCAATATCCTCTATAACTCCGATGCCTCTCCTCTGAAAAAGGCCATTGTCGAGGCTGGTCTATGCCGGGATTTCGGCGGGCTCTTTTTGGCAGATTCCTGTTATAAGACCTTTATGATGACCTATCTGGCCGGATCTGAGGCCGATAAACGGGACAGTTTTCTCGAGCTCTATCGTCGCACCCTGGAAGAGATTGTTGCCCAGGGGCTTGATCAGGATTTGGTCCTCTCCGAGCTGAATAAGTATGAATTTGCCTTTCGGGAAGATCTGACCAAGGCCCAGCGGGGCCTGGACCTTATCGGTAAGGTCTTGCCTGCCCTGAAACACGGTTCTGATCCCTTTGAGGCCCTGGCCATTGAGGATCTTTTTGCTTCGATTCGAAAAAAGGCCCTGGAAGAAAAGTATTTTGAGGAGCTTATTCGCAATGAGCTCCTGGAAAACCTGGCCTTTGTTGCGGTCACCCTCTCTCCTGACCAGGAAAAGGCTACCCAGACGGCGGAGCAGGAACAGCAGCGGTTGGCCGCCTATGAGCAGACCCTTGATCAGGAAAAGACAGCAACCCTGATCGCCAAGACCCAGGAGCTGATGCAACTCCAGCAGACCCCGAATTCCGAGGAAACCCTGGCCTTGCTGCCCCGTCTGTCCCGCCAGGACCTGGATCGGAAGCCCGATTTTCTTCGGGCCGAAGTGACGGATACCGATGATGTGACCTGCATCATTAATGAGCTGGATACCAATGCCATTGCCTATGTCCAGATAGGCCTGGATTGCTCGGCAATCTCTGCGGACTTGCTCCCTTGGCTTGACCTGTTTGGCACCATTGCCACTGAGATCGGTACCGCCTCTCGGGACTATATGCGTTTTGCCAAGGATATCAATATCTGCACCGGTGGCTTCAGTCATTCCTTTGCCACCTATCAGCAGATGAATGCCCCGGAGACCCTGCAGCCCATCCTTTGGTTCCAGATCAAGGCCCTGTCCGGTTATCTCCCGCAGGCGCTTGAGCTGGTCAGCGAGGTCTTTGCTGATCTGGACCTGACGAATCGTCAGCGTATCCGGGAGATTGTCTTGCGGGAGTTCACCTGGACAGAACATAATGTCCAGAGTGAGGGCTATAGTCTGGCTGCTTCCAGGGTTTTTGCCCATTTGAGCCGGTCCGGGATGATGAATGAGTATGTCCACGGAGTAACTTCATACTTGAAGCTGAAAGAACTGGTTGCTGCCTATGACGAGCAGGAAGAGGTTTTTCTTGCTTGTCTTGAGGCCCTGCGCACCCAGGTGTTTCAGCCAGAGAACCTGAAGATCGCTATAAGCGGTTCTCGGCAGGATATCGAGGTGATAAAGGAGCAGGCAGGGACTGTACGCAGCTCTTTGCAAGGGAGGCAACAACAGATTGAGGAAATTACATTTCCCGATTTGCCTGCCAATCAAGCCTTCACCACCTCTGCTGATGTGGTCTATAACGTGCAGGGGTGCAGTCTGTTTACTGAGCTGGAGCAATATCGAGGCGATTTTGAGGTACTCAAGACCTGGTTATCCCGTGATTACCTTTGGAATACAGTCCGGCAGCTGGGTGGTGCCTATGGCTGTTTTGTCCAGCTCCATCAATTAACAGGTAATGTTGCCCTGGTCAGCTATCGTGATCCCCAGGTAAGCAAGACCTATGCCGCCTATGATGCCATTGCCGATGCAGTGAGCAAGCTGGAGCTCAGCCGGGAAAAGTTGGATCAGCTCATCATCGGGACCTACGGTACCTTGAACCCACTCCAGTCCCCGGCAGTGCAGGGGCTTGCGGCCCGGAATGAGTACTTGTGCGCGATTACCCCGGAGTATAAGCAGAAGCGGATTGGTCGGGTGATTGATACGGAGGTGGAAGATATGCGTTCCTATGCCGCCTTATTGGAGAACCTCAGCAGCAAGGGCTTCCGGGCAACGATCGGCAGTGGCGAGAAGATCAAGGCTCATGCCGAGCTCTTTGATGATATCCTTGGGCTGTAA
- the dtd gene encoding D-aminoacyl-tRNA deacylase: protein MRAVIQRVTSAKVMVGDRQTGAIDQGLLVLLGVHKDDESKDITWLADKIVNLRIFEDEEGKMNHSLTDTGGSMLIVSQFTLLADCRKGRRPSWSEAAPPDKARQLYEEFVQAVANSGITTATGEFQAMMEVSLVNSGPVTILLDSHKQF, encoded by the coding sequence ATGCGAGCAGTCATCCAACGCGTTACATCCGCCAAGGTCATGGTCGGTGATCGACAGACCGGGGCCATTGACCAGGGCCTGCTGGTCCTCCTGGGTGTTCACAAAGACGACGAATCAAAGGACATCACTTGGCTGGCCGACAAGATAGTCAACCTGCGCATTTTTGAGGACGAGGAGGGCAAGATGAACCACTCCCTCACAGACACTGGCGGTTCCATGCTCATCGTGTCTCAGTTCACTCTGCTGGCCGACTGCCGCAAAGGCCGGCGGCCCTCCTGGTCAGAGGCCGCACCGCCGGACAAGGCGCGGCAACTGTATGAGGAGTTTGTCCAGGCTGTTGCCAACTCCGGCATCACCACCGCCACCGGAGAATTCCAGGCCATGATGGAGGTCAGCCTGGTTAATTCGGGCCCTGTCACTATTCTCCTTGATTCCCACAAGCAATTTTAG
- a CDS encoding UPF0175 family protein has product MPQCTITIPERLQLNVRETKRFLAAKMYEAEKLSLGQAAELAGLSTRAFAEILADYNVSLINYPPADILRDAAWF; this is encoded by the coding sequence ATGCCGCAATGCACAATAACTATACCGGAGCGTTTACAGCTCAATGTACGGGAGACCAAGAGGTTTCTGGCTGCAAAGATGTATGAGGCAGAGAAACTGTCCCTGGGTCAGGCTGCTGAACTTGCCGGACTTTCCACAAGGGCCTTTGCAGAGATTCTGGCGGATTATAATGTCTCTCTGATCAATTATCCTCCGGCGGATATCCTGCGCGATGCGGCATGGTTCTGA